One Methanophagales archaeon DNA window includes the following coding sequences:
- a CDS encoding DUF2283 domain-containing protein, whose translation MEKKIIKIWYDKEGDYLEVLLEQRKGYFRETENDAVMEKVDEEGNVIGFSILKVSALKGKPLSIELRGRAAAA comes from the coding sequence ATGGAAAAGAAAATAATAAAGATATGGTATGATAAAGAGGGGGATTATCTTGAAGTTCTGCTTGAGCAGAGAAAAGGATACTTCAGAGAGACGGAAAACGATGCAGTAATGGAAAAAGTTGACGAAGAAGGGAATGTTATAGGTTTCTCTATTTTGAAAGTAAGTGCATTAAAAGGAAAGCCGCTTTCAATAGAGCTCAGAGGTCGTGCAGCGGCTGCGTAG